The genomic window GACGTCAACGCCATGTTCGCCGACGACACGGTGGACGCCATCCTCTGCGTGCGCGGCGGCTGGGGCTGCAACCGCATCCTCCCCCTCATCGACTACCGGTCCATCGCCCTCCACCCCAAGATCCTCCTCGGCTACAGCGACATCACGGCCCTGCTCAACGCCGTGCACGCGAAGACCGGCCTGGTGACCTTCCACGGCCCCGTGGGGGCCTCGGTGTGGAACGCCTACTCCGTGGACTGGCTGCGCCGCGTGCTCTTCAAGGCCGAGGCCGTCGTCATGGAGAACCCCAAAATCACGGGGGACAGCCTCGTGCAGACCCGGGACCGGATCCACACCATCACCCCGGGGACCGCCCGCGGGCGCCTCCTGGGGGGGAACCTGACGGTCCTGGCCGCCATGCTGGGCTCCTCCTACGTGCCCGACTTCACCGGCGCGATCCTCTTCCTGGAGGACACCAACGAGCACATCTACCGCATCGACCGCATGCTGACCCAGCTCCGGCTGGCCGGAATCCTGGACCGCATCTCGGGCTTCGTCTTCGGCAACTGCACCAAGTGCGACCCGGGCGACGGGCACGGCTCCCTGTCCATGGAGGAGGTGCTGAACGACCACATCCGTCCGCTGAAGGTCCCCGCCTGGGCAGGCGCGATGATCGGGCACATCGAGAACAAGTTCATGGTGCCCGTGGGCGTCCAGGCGGAGATCGACGCCGCGCGCGGGACGATCACGATGCTCGAACCCGCGGTCCGGTGATGAGGCCCCTCCTCGCCCTCCTGACCCTGGCCTGCTCCCTGGCGGCCGCGGCCCCCTGGTCCGCGCAGGCGCTGTGGGACCAGTGGCCCCAGGCGCGCGTGTCCCCGGCGGATCCGTGGGCCCTCAGGCACGCGGGCCTCCAGGTCGCCCTGGCGGCCCTCCAGACCCGGCATCCGGGGCTCTTCACGGTCGTGGAGGAGGGCCTGAGCGCCGAGGGCCGCAGGATCCAGGTGCTTCGCGCGGGCACCGGCCCCAGGGGCGTGCTCCTCTGGTCGCAGATGCACGGCGACGAGCCCACCGCCACCTCCTCCCTCCTGGACCTCATGAACTGGCTTGGCATGAACCGCGACGAACCCGAGGTCCAGCACTTCCTCTCGAGGGTCAGCCTCTGGATCATCCCGATGCTGAACCCCGACGGCGCCGAGCGCTCCCAGCGCCGGAACGCCCAGGAGATCGACATCAACCGCGACGCCCTGCGCCTCTCCTCGCCGGAAGGACGCCTCCTCAAGGCGGTGCGGGACCGCACCCGGCCCATGCTCGGCTACAACCTCCACAACCAGAACCCCCTGGTCAAGGCGGGCGCCGGGGGCCGCCAGGTGGCCATCTCCCTCCTCTCGGTGCCCGGGGACGAGGCCTTCACCGACACGCCCGGCACGCGCCTGACCCGGCGCCTCGCCGTGAAGGTCCAGCAGCTCGTCACCCCCTTCGCCCCCGGCCGCGTGGGCCGCTACGACATGGACTACACCCCCCGCGCCTTCGGCGACTCCATGACCCGCTGGGGCACCGCCACCCTCCTCATCGAGACCGGGGGCTGGTCCGGGCCCAACGAGGCCGAGCGCCTCGTAAGACTCAATTTCGTGGCCCTCCTGGGCTCGCTTTCCGCATTCGCCGACGGCTCCCTGGACGCCCTGGACCTCGCCGACTACCCGAAGATCCCCCTGAACACCCGGGACGCCATCGCCACCCTCGTCGTGCGCAACGTCAGGCTGGCCGAGGGACGCGGGCTGGCTCCGTTCACCGCGGACCTCTCCTTCGTGGTGCAGGGCCCCTTCCGGGGGGACGCCCCGCGGCGCGAACCCGCCCTCCAGGACCTGGGGGACCTGTCGTACGCCCTGGGCCTCACCGAGCTGGACGCCAGCGGCATGCTGGCCGTGCCCTGGCCCCTGGGGCCCTCCGACTGGCCCGCGCTGCGGGCCGACCTGCACGCGCGCGGCCTCGCCGAAGCCACCGAGGCCAGGCTCGCGGCCGCCGTCCGCGGCCTGGGGGACAGTGCCGTGGCGAGGCCCGGCTACCGCGGCGCCATTCTCCTCTACCGGCCCGGCACGGGCGGAATTCTGAACCTTGCGGGCGCGGTCGTCCACGGCAGGGTTGAAGGCCCCGTGGCCGCCCAGGTCAACTAGCGAACACTCATTCCCGGTTGGCAAAATACGCCTTTCCCCACCTGTCGCGGGATCGTGACAGAAATGTGACGAAGCCGTGTAATTGCAGTAGCCATTGGGGCCGGGAGCGGTATACTCCAGGTCAGAACACCTAAAAAACGTCATGTATCACCCGGGGGCGATCCGCCCTCCCAGCCGTGGAGAACTCTATGAAACTTCGGCAACTTGGAGCTTTTGCGCTCGTAATCGTCGCACTACCCGCCTCCGCGCAGCAGGTGGGTTCGATCTTCGGCAAGGTGACCGCGAAGAACGGGAAGGCCCTGGCGGGCATTCACGTGGATGTCAGCGGCAACGTCCTGCCCCAGGGCCGCAGGGTGGTCACCAGCGAACTCGGCGAGTACCGGCTGCCCTTCCTGCCTCCGGGCGAGTACAACCTCACCTTCACCCACCCGACCCGCACCACGGAAAAGCGCAAGGTCTCCGTGGCCCTCCAGCAGACCTCCACCATCAACGTGGTGATGAACGAGGCCGCCGTGCAGTCCACGGTCGTGGAAGTGGTGGGCCAGGTCAGCCAGGTCGACCCGTCCTCGGCCGAATTGAAGACCTTCATCGGCTCCGACGTGCTTTCCGCCATGCCGGTGGGGCAGGGCTACCGCGACATCCTCAAGCTCATCCCGGGGGTCGCCTTGACCAGCCAGGGCACTCGCGATCCCAACGCGGGCGGCAGCGGCCAGGACAACGTCCACCTCATGGACGGCGTCAACATCAACCTTCCCATGTATGGGTCGATCGGCCTGGGAGCGGGAACCGCCTCCTACGACATCGACCAGGTCGCCATCACCAAGGGCGGCGCCTCGGCCACCGATTTCAACCGGTCCGCAGGCTTCACGATGAACACAATCAGCAAGTCCGGCACCAACACCTTCGCCGGCGAACTCTCCTACATCGCAGTGCCGTCGAGCATGGTTGCCCGCCGTCCCGCGGGCAGCACCCAGGCGTTCGAGACCAACTCGACCTATGCCATCGCCAGCGTTGGCGGGCCCATCATCAAGGAACGCCTGTTCTTCTTCGCGTCCTTCTATCAGCCGAAGGACACCCGAAAGAACGGTTCCAACCTGTACGGCCCGGTTCCCGAATTCAGCACCGACCATAAGGAGTATTTCGGCAAGCTCACCTATTCTCCCCTCAGCAACCTCCTCCTCCATGTCAGCCACCGCCGTTCCGAGCACACCGAGCACAACACCAGCATCGGCTCCTTCTCGCCGCCGTCCGTGGCCAACGGGGGTGATTCGAATACCTACATCACCACCCTCGAAGCCTCCTGGTCCGTCACGCCCAACAACTTCCTGAACTTCAAATACACGAACTTCGCCCTCTACACCCAGGACCACCCGAACACCTTCTCCGGCGCCAAGCCGGCCCTGGACGGCAGTTCCGTGCTCGACGTCAACAACCTGGACACCCAGGGCAATCTCTCCATCCCCACCGTGGCCCAAGCGGGGTCCAATGCGACCCTTATCGCCCTCATCAACCGCTACGGGTACCCCGGGGCCAACGCCCCCGCCGGGACCCCAACCACCGCGGCGGGCTTCGTCGGCGGCGGCAGTGTCGGCTCCGCGGCCTCCATCAACACAGACAATTTCTTCCGCAAGAACTACCAGCTGGCCTGGGACGGCACGTACGGCTCCGCCGTCACCCACGATCTGCATGTCGGCTACCAGTACTGGAAGGAGATGGAGGATCTCTACCGCGTTTCCAACGGCTGGGGCTCCATCGCCACCAACCCCACAAACGTGAAGATCCCCACCACTGCGATCAGCGGCGTGGGCCTGGTCTACGCCTACGTGGCTTCACCCTACCAGCAGGGTCTCGGCCACGCCCCGCAGATCCATTCAGAGTATGTATCCCAGAATTTCGAGGTGAACGACAAGATCCGGTGGGAAAAGTTCACCTTCAACGTCGGTGTGCTGGTGAGCAACGACAAGCTCTACGGCATGGGCATCCGCTCGGATTCCACCACGGCGGGCGGCTATTCGCTGGCCCCCGGAGCCAAATATCTCGAGCATGAGATCAAGTGGGCCGACACGCTCCAGCCCCGCCTGGGCGTGACCTGGAACTACCACAAGGAGGACACCATCTACGCGAACTACGCGCGGTACGTGCCCTCCACCTCCTCCCTGCCCCGCGCGTCATCCTGGGCCCGGAACCTCGTGGGCACCATCAACGTCTACTTCGATTCCACGGGCCACATGATCGGCCAGGGCGCGGACGCCGTGTCCCAGGGCAAGCTTTACCAGGACGGACTCAAGCCCCGCCACACTGACGAGTTCATGGTCGGGACGACCCGGGACTTCGGCCACGGCCTCACGTCCCGCCTCTACGCCCGCTACCGCAAGAGCGTCAATTTCTGGGAAGACACCCCCAACAACTCCCGGGTCGTCTACA from Geothrix sp. 21YS21S-2 includes these protein-coding regions:
- a CDS encoding LD-carboxypeptidase yields the protein MTQNRRSFLQSSLLAAAAVPFAPGLLAAQTSKPGTFRARRLALGQTVGLVSPAGATWQSDEITFIQEALAALGLKSKVGRHVLDRYGYLAGRDEDRAADVNAMFADDTVDAILCVRGGWGCNRILPLIDYRSIALHPKILLGYSDITALLNAVHAKTGLVTFHGPVGASVWNAYSVDWLRRVLFKAEAVVMENPKITGDSLVQTRDRIHTITPGTARGRLLGGNLTVLAAMLGSSYVPDFTGAILFLEDTNEHIYRIDRMLTQLRLAGILDRISGFVFGNCTKCDPGDGHGSLSMEEVLNDHIRPLKVPAWAGAMIGHIENKFMVPVGVQAEIDAARGTITMLEPAVR
- a CDS encoding TonB-dependent receptor; translated protein: MGSIFGKVTAKNGKALAGIHVDVSGNVLPQGRRVVTSELGEYRLPFLPPGEYNLTFTHPTRTTEKRKVSVALQQTSTINVVMNEAAVQSTVVEVVGQVSQVDPSSAELKTFIGSDVLSAMPVGQGYRDILKLIPGVALTSQGTRDPNAGGSGQDNVHLMDGVNINLPMYGSIGLGAGTASYDIDQVAITKGGASATDFNRSAGFTMNTISKSGTNTFAGELSYIAVPSSMVARRPAGSTQAFETNSTYAIASVGGPIIKERLFFFASFYQPKDTRKNGSNLYGPVPEFSTDHKEYFGKLTYSPLSNLLLHVSHRRSEHTEHNTSIGSFSPPSVANGGDSNTYITTLEASWSVTPNNFLNFKYTNFALYTQDHPNTFSGAKPALDGSSVLDVNNLDTQGNLSIPTVAQAGSNATLIALINRYGYPGANAPAGTPTTAAGFVGGGSVGSAASINTDNFFRKNYQLAWDGTYGSAVTHDLHVGYQYWKEMEDLYRVSNGWGSIATNPTNVKIPTTAISGVGLVYAYVASPYQQGLGHAPQIHSEYVSQNFEVNDKIRWEKFTFNVGVLVSNDKLYGMGIRSDSTTAGGYSLAPGAKYLEHEIKWADTLQPRLGVTWNYHKEDTIYANYARYVPSTSSLPRASSWARNLVGTINVYFDSTGHMIGQGADAVSQGKLYQDGLKPRHTDEFMVGTTRDFGHGLTSRLYARYRKSVNFWEDTPNNSRVVYNAPSDVPHTLYIPDLATKLSNLGANGGAMNGNTSAVIAQLDGAFTKFYEVSSETEWTRGPLFASLSYTWSHYYGNFDQDNSTNGSANDANVFVGSSNIADSAGTQIWDNKYGNLAGDQRHKVKLFGSYSFPWNGKLGIYGVYQTGQHWQRTDYKVYQALITATGSSSTSDTARYAEPAGSRVNPSHYQMDLSYTQTFWQQKRMGLSATVDLFNVFNRQTVTSYNQSANGGAFGYAQTYMLPRRTQFGVKFWF
- a CDS encoding M14 family zinc carboxypeptidase, whose translation is MRPLLALLTLACSLAAAAPWSAQALWDQWPQARVSPADPWALRHAGLQVALAALQTRHPGLFTVVEEGLSAEGRRIQVLRAGTGPRGVLLWSQMHGDEPTATSSLLDLMNWLGMNRDEPEVQHFLSRVSLWIIPMLNPDGAERSQRRNAQEIDINRDALRLSSPEGRLLKAVRDRTRPMLGYNLHNQNPLVKAGAGGRQVAISLLSVPGDEAFTDTPGTRLTRRLAVKVQQLVTPFAPGRVGRYDMDYTPRAFGDSMTRWGTATLLIETGGWSGPNEAERLVRLNFVALLGSLSAFADGSLDALDLADYPKIPLNTRDAIATLVVRNVRLAEGRGLAPFTADLSFVVQGPFRGDAPRREPALQDLGDLSYALGLTELDASGMLAVPWPLGPSDWPALRADLHARGLAEATEARLAAAVRGLGDSAVARPGYRGAILLYRPGTGGILNLAGAVVHGRVEGPVAAQVN